Proteins encoded together in one Cervus canadensis isolate Bull #8, Minnesota chromosome 7, ASM1932006v1, whole genome shotgun sequence window:
- the HSPBAP1 gene encoding HSPB1-associated protein 1 isoform X2, whose translation MYSKHVKPFTPEKAKEIIMCLQQPAVFYNMVFDWPAQHWTAKHLSEVLHGKQIRFRMGTKSTDTGKWAEGYEHYHQEQHYPWSCLHQKPLSHADGLSKWCLVTQ comes from the exons GTAAACATGTCAAACCTTTTACaccagagaaagcaaaagaaatcataatgTGTTTACAACAACCTGCAGTCTTCTATAACATGGTTTTTGATTGGCCGGCACAACACTGGACTGCGAAACATCTTTCTGAGGTCCTTCATGGCAAGCAGATACGATTTCGGATGGGAACGAAAAGCACAGACACAG GAAAATGGGCCGAAGGGTATGAGCATTATCACCAGGAGCAGCACTATCCATGGAGCTGCTTACACCAGAAACCTCTGAGTCATGCTGATGGCCTCTCTAAGTGGTGTCTGGTGACTCAGTGA